Part of the Halogeometricum rufum genome, ACCACAGTAACTCGACCAGCGTCACCGCCGTGCCGACGACGAGGAGGGCCAAGACGAACGCCACTGCCTCGGGCGATTCCAGGACGACGGCGACGACGACTGTGTCGAACAGGGTTCCGATGTTCGCGCCGAGCACGTAGGGGACCACTTCCCGTCGTTCCAGATAGCCGCGGTTGTAGAGCGGGACGATGACGCCGAGCGAGAAGGCGACGCTCGTGGTGATGCCGGTGACGAGGACGCCGAGGCCGAGCGAGACCCACCGCCGACGGAACCGCCGGAACACGCGCTGACGGAGCCACTCGGTATCGACCCGCTTGAGGACGCGGTCGAAGAGGTTCAGGCTGCCGAACAGAACCAGAACGGCCACGCCGAATCCGGGGGCGGCGCCGACGGCGTCGACGATGGCCGTGGTCGCCGGTTCCAGCACCGACAGCGGCTGGAACGTCAGTTCGAGGTGGCCGCCCACGTCCGCGAACGCGGTCCGAAACCAGGGCAACAGGAGGTAGCCGACGAGGGTCGCCGGCAGGTAGACGGAGTGAGTCAACAGGAACGTCAGCAGCCCCAGACTGATGGCTTTTCCCACCGAGTACCGGCGTTTCTGCAGGTAATCCAGCGCGCCGACGAAGACGACGATTGCGGCCGCGCCGAGTCGCGACCCGGCAACCATCAGATACAGTTGCGTCGCCGTGACGACGCCGGCGTCGAACAGCGAGACGGCCAGGGCGGCGACGACCGAACCGTTCGTCAGGGCGTACGTGGCCACCCAACTGACGCCGAGTGCTCGCACGTCGCCGGCGACGTAGCGGTCGAAGAACCGTCCGAGAGGGACTGCCGCCGCCTCCGTCGCCGTCCCCAGCAGTTGGACTCCGAACAGGAACAGCGCCAGCGAAATCAGGCCACCGAGCCAGAGGGGGCCGGAGACGCGGACCCGCGCTATCGTCCCGCTCACGGTACTCGGTTCCACGGTGTTCGCCTCTGGGCGAGGTCCGCCGGGACCATAACGTTTCGCTCCGCTGACGATGCAGAGCGGACGACGCCGCGGAGTCCGGACGACCGAGAGCCGATGCGGGTCCCGCAGCGACGCGACCACGCCGTTCCTACGCGGTGGGAACCACCGACTCGACTATGAGACAGTGGCGCATACGAACCTGCATGGGAGAACTCGAAACCGAAGAACAGCGGACGCGAGCGGAGGTGGCCACCTACCTCCGCGAGTTGGCGGACCAACTCGACGACGACGGTGAAGTGACACTCGAACTCGGGAACCGGCGGGTGACGCTCGAACCGGTCGACCCCATCACGTTCAAACTCGAAGGCGAGTCCGATTGGACCGCAGGCGAACCCGAAGCCAAGCAGAGTATCGAGTTCGAGATGGTGTGGCGGCGGGCGGTCCAGGGGGACGAAGACGCCTCGCTGAACGTCGAACGGACGGACCAATGAGCGACGCGGGTCGCTCTCGACGGTGAAAGAGTGCGCCGGAGGGTGGCGAGTTCGGCCGTGACGACGGTCCGGGCCACCTGCAGCGTCAGTCGTCCGGCTCGTATTCGCGCGACTGTGCCTCGATGACCGTCGCCACGTCGTCGAGCATCTCGCCCGTCGTCGCGACGACGTCGTCGAGCGTTGCGATGCCGACGAGTTTGCCGTCGTCGTCGACGACGGGAATCCGTCGCACCGCCCCGTCGGCCATAGTCGCCGGGGGGTCCACCGCCGTGGCGTCCTCGTGAATCGTCACCGGGTCCGACGTCATGACGTCGGCGGCGGTCAGTTCGGTCAGGTCGTCGTGGTGAGCCACCGCGAGGGCGATGTCCCGGTCCGTGACGATACCGACCGGTTCGTCGTCCTCGACGATGACGAGGTCACCGAGTTCCTCGTCCGCCATCGTCCGAGCGAGTTCCTTCAACGCCGTCTCTCTGTTCGCCGTTTCGGCCTCGACCGCGAGATTGGATACTGGCATGACACTTGAACTGTCGGTTCGCAGTCACAAGTAGTCCGTCGACACCTACCACCAGTCGAGAATCGTGTGGTACTTTAACACGGCTACAGGGAGTCAGTGTCGACGAGAGAGAGCTATCGGACGTCGTCGAGACTGACGAACGAGCCCTCTTTGGCCGTTATCCAGGTCGTCATGCGTTCGAAGTCGTCCGCATCGGGCGGGAACAGCGTACACTCGGCGGGGCGGCCCTGCGAGACGACGATTTCGGCCGCCAACGCGGGGGCGGAGTCGTCGGGAGTCGGCGGTCGTTCGGCTTCGTCGTCGGTCACGCGTTCGCTCATAGTAGTAAGCCTCCGTGTATGTGCGGCAATCCGACGGTACAGCGGGGGAGCGTATAGTTCCCGAACTGAGTTCTCACGTGGTGGGAAGGGGCGCGCGGGGCGTCGCCTCGGCGGACGTCGCCACGGGAGAACCTCGCCGTCCGAACCGCTACTCGAATAGTAGTAGTTGTATCCAGTCGCGGCGAGCGACGGGGCGAGCGACGGCGGCGCCAACAGACGAAATCCGGGGCCCTGTCGCGTCGCGGTACCGGAGTCGCTGGTGAAAGCGCTTCTCTCGCGGAATATCGCGGCGATTCCCTCGTCGACGGGTCGACGACCGGGCGCGAACCGCGGGCGCGTTCGCATCGTCCATCGCAAGCCGACGTGAGCGTCGATTTCGAACGCTGCCTCTCGGCACCCGTCCGCCGATATGTGGTATTTCGGCGATATCTAACCGTCCATCCACGTCCCAGTCGGCGAACGGACTCTGCCGACGGTCCACCGCCAATTAATCCAAGTATTTATACTGATGTCAGGGCCGCGTCGTCGGTCGTCTTCCCTCTCTCGGGACCCGTCGGCGGTAATTCGGTCGGAGTCGTCGCCGCCGTCGGGTCGAAGCCGTCCCGGGGGCCGTCGCTCCGGACCGGCCCGTCACGCGGGCGCGTACTGCTCGTGAATCCG contains:
- a CDS encoding Na/Pi cotransporter family protein, giving the protein MEPSTVSGTIARVRVSGPLWLGGLISLALFLFGVQLLGTATEAAAVPLGRFFDRYVAGDVRALGVSWVATYALTNGSVVAALAVSLFDAGVVTATQLYLMVAGSRLGAAAIVVFVGALDYLQKRRYSVGKAISLGLLTFLLTHSVYLPATLVGYLLLPWFRTAFADVGGHLELTFQPLSVLEPATTAIVDAVGAAPGFGVAVLVLFGSLNLFDRVLKRVDTEWLRQRVFRRFRRRWVSLGLGVLVTGITTSVAFSLGVIVPLYNRGYLERREVVPYVLGANIGTLFDTVVVAVVLESPEAVAFVLALLVVGTAVTLVELLWFSVYFDAIEGFHTRLVDDRRALAGFLVSLVLVPVSLALFPF
- a CDS encoding amphi-Trp domain-containing protein, which produces MGELETEEQRTRAEVATYLRELADQLDDDGEVTLELGNRRVTLEPVDPITFKLEGESDWTAGEPEAKQSIEFEMVWRRAVQGDEDASLNVERTDQ
- a CDS encoding CBS domain-containing protein, with product MPVSNLAVEAETANRETALKELARTMADEELGDLVIVEDDEPVGIVTDRDIALAVAHHDDLTELTAADVMTSDPVTIHEDATAVDPPATMADGAVRRIPVVDDDGKLVGIATLDDVVATTGEMLDDVATVIEAQSREYEPDD
- a CDS encoding DUF7511 domain-containing protein: MSERVTDDEAERPPTPDDSAPALAAEIVVSQGRPAECTLFPPDADDFERMTTWITAKEGSFVSLDDVR